The proteins below come from a single Hippocampus zosterae strain Florida chromosome 5, ASM2543408v3, whole genome shotgun sequence genomic window:
- the cep76 gene encoding centrosomal protein of 76 kDa isoform X1 encodes MAFRPEKVSELKQIIHNHLMKMDIHGKIREVLSETLRDDQGTAHQMLSEADFLHALQRRGIIDDVMKDLPLLQAAPIHMENGSPPKFIPHLTNEENIRPTKTNIDPSRRHLYLQVLGGKAFLEHLQEPEPLPGQVCSTFKLFLHFRNQRFHSKPVPCACDPDLQEGFLFQIHIDGTGEGGKMADATNMLSICDPVHLVLIKTDTAGETALVSSYFLDWRTVLSSPSGKTCLAVELMGVGSESKLPAGLLTISLELYPPLTDTLSADIISTQQSLERQRTAEKERIFLVYAKQWWREFLEIRTSNQSKMVKIFAQDENGINRPVCSYVHILRAGRLLESPRRAARFVSLLAHEKAPMVGGGEKHEQWCTLLAFLCQGKGDCEDHSTLLCSLLLGFGLDAYVCVGTKAKGIPHTWVLTRGTDGSITFWESLTAHRYLHQAIDPDAPPLAPHPKPSYPYRTVGCVFNHQSFLANCQPSDAVELCVFDLQNQSRWKAMSEEALKSVCDSGSTTSLPPLPPLSSSSLDAAAVSNQLELEMRYLISEHRKDLNLTSVWDDHLSYLLSSALSAYEMERCTGVSCGNEEFQDAIRRAVPDGHTFKGFPIHFLHRNARRAFSTCLKSRFCEEIVCCRGDHVRLALRVRVFIYPENVCAVWFMFACKYRSVL; translated from the exons ATGGCTTTTCGTCCGGAGAAGGTCTCCGAGCTGAAGCAAATTATTCACAACCATCTGATGAAG ATGGATATTCACGGGAAGATCCGAGAGGTGTTGTCTGAGACTTTGAGGGATGATCAAGGTACAGCTCATCAAATGTTATCTGAGGCAGACTTCCTCCATGCATTGCAGCGCAGAGGAATCATCGACGACGTGATGAAGGACCTACCCCTTCTGCAG GCAGCACCTATACATATGGAAAACGGATCGCCTCCAAAATTCATCCCTCACTTGACAAACGAAGAAAACATTCGGCCGacaaaaa CCAATATCGACCCATCAAGACGTCACCTGTATTTGCAAGTGCTTGGTGGTAAGGCCTTCTTGGAGCATCTGCAGGAGCCAGAACCTTTACCTGGTCAGGTGTGCTCCACGTTCAAGTTATTCCTTCACTTCCGAAATCAGAGGTTTCACTCAAAGCCAGTGCCCTGTGCCTGTGACCCTGACCTGCAGGAGGGCTTCCTCTTCCAAATCCATATAGATGGCACAG GAGAAGGAGGAAAGATGGCAGATGCGACCAATATGCTATCCATATGTGATCCGGTTCACTTAGTGCTGATCAAGACTGACACCGCCGGTGAGACAGCTCTGGTCTCATCCTACTTCCTGGACTGGAGGACAGTCCTTAGTTCACCTAGTGGGAAGACATGCTTGGCTGTGGAACTGATGGGAGTGG GAAGTGAAAGCAAATTGCCGGCTGGTCTTTTGACAATCAGTCTTGAGCTCTACCCTCCTCTCACAGACACACTGAGCGCTGACATCATCAGCACACAG CAATCACTAGAAAGGCAGAGGACAGCGGAAAAGGAGAGAATCTTCCTTGTTTATGCCAAACAGTGGTGGAGGGAGTTTCTTGAGATCCGAACATCAAATCAGTCCAAAATGGTCAAAATCTTTGCACAG GATGAAAATGGCATCAACAGACCGGTGTGCTCCTATGTGCATATCCTCCGGGCCGGCCGGTTGCTTGAGAGTCCTCGGCGGGCGGCCCGCTTTGTTAGCCTCCTGGCACATGAGAAGGCCCCAATGGTGGGAGGAGGAGAGAAGCATGAGCAGTGGTGCACATTATTGGCTTTCCTGTGTCAAGGAAAG GGGGACTGCGAGGACCACTCTACGCTGTTGTGCAGCCTCCTGCTGGGCTTTGGCCTTGACGCTTATGTGTGTGTAGGCACCAAAGCTAAGGGGATACCCCACACCTGGGTCCTGACGCGAGGTACTGATGGAAGTATCACTTTCTGGGAGAGCCTGACTGCACACAG ATACCTTCATCAAGCCATAGACCCCGATGCCCCACCTTTGGCCCCCCATCCTAAACCCTCGTACCCCTACCGCACTGTGGGTTGCGTCTTCAACCACCAGAGCTTTCTGGCCAACTGTCAGCCCTCTGACGCTGTGGAGCTTTGTGTCTTTGACCTCCAG AATCAATCTCGGTGGAAAGCAATGAGTGAAGAGGCTCTGAAGTCAGTGTGTGACTCTGGCTCGACCACCTCGCTGCCGCCTCTTCCTCCACTCAGCTCATCATCTCTCGATGCTGCTGCTGTCAGCAATCAGTTGGAGCTGGAGATGAGGTACTTGATCTCCGAGCACAGGAAG GATTTGAACCTGACATCGGTCTGGGATGACCACCTGTCGTACCTGCTGTCCTCGGCGTTGTCAGCCTATGAGATGGAGCGCTGCACTGGGGTCTCGTGTGGAAATGAGGAATTCCAGGATGCAATCAGGAGGGCTGTCCCAGATGGGCACACCTTTAAAGGCTTCCCCATCCACTTCCTGCACCGCAATGCCCGAAGAGCTTTTTCCACATGCCTCAA GTCGCGGTTCTGCGAGGAGATAGTGTGTTGTCGCGGTGACCACGTGAGGCTCGCCCTTCGTGTTCGGGTCTTTATTTATCCAGAGAATGTTTGTGCTGTTTGGTTCATGTTTGCTTGTAAGTATCGCTCTGTGCTGTGA
- the cep76 gene encoding centrosomal protein of 76 kDa isoform X2: protein MAFRPEKVSELKQIIHNHLMKMDIHGKIREVLSETLRDDQGTAHQMLSEADFLHALQRRGIIDDVMKDLPLLQAAPIHMENGSPPKFIPHLTNEENIRPTKTNIDPSRRHLYLQVLGGKAFLEHLQEPEPLPGQEGFLFQIHIDGTGEGGKMADATNMLSICDPVHLVLIKTDTAGETALVSSYFLDWRTVLSSPSGKTCLAVELMGVGSESKLPAGLLTISLELYPPLTDTLSADIISTQQSLERQRTAEKERIFLVYAKQWWREFLEIRTSNQSKMVKIFAQDENGINRPVCSYVHILRAGRLLESPRRAARFVSLLAHEKAPMVGGGEKHEQWCTLLAFLCQGKGDCEDHSTLLCSLLLGFGLDAYVCVGTKAKGIPHTWVLTRGTDGSITFWESLTAHRYLHQAIDPDAPPLAPHPKPSYPYRTVGCVFNHQSFLANCQPSDAVELCVFDLQNQSRWKAMSEEALKSVCDSGSTTSLPPLPPLSSSSLDAAAVSNQLELEMRYLISEHRKDLNLTSVWDDHLSYLLSSALSAYEMERCTGVSCGNEEFQDAIRRAVPDGHTFKGFPIHFLHRNARRAFSTCLKSRFCEEIVCCRGDHVRLALRVRVFIYPENVCAVWFMFACKYRSVL, encoded by the exons ATGGCTTTTCGTCCGGAGAAGGTCTCCGAGCTGAAGCAAATTATTCACAACCATCTGATGAAG ATGGATATTCACGGGAAGATCCGAGAGGTGTTGTCTGAGACTTTGAGGGATGATCAAGGTACAGCTCATCAAATGTTATCTGAGGCAGACTTCCTCCATGCATTGCAGCGCAGAGGAATCATCGACGACGTGATGAAGGACCTACCCCTTCTGCAG GCAGCACCTATACATATGGAAAACGGATCGCCTCCAAAATTCATCCCTCACTTGACAAACGAAGAAAACATTCGGCCGacaaaaa CCAATATCGACCCATCAAGACGTCACCTGTATTTGCAAGTGCTTGGTGGTAAGGCCTTCTTGGAGCATCTGCAGGAGCCAGAACCTTTACCTGGTCAG GAGGGCTTCCTCTTCCAAATCCATATAGATGGCACAG GAGAAGGAGGAAAGATGGCAGATGCGACCAATATGCTATCCATATGTGATCCGGTTCACTTAGTGCTGATCAAGACTGACACCGCCGGTGAGACAGCTCTGGTCTCATCCTACTTCCTGGACTGGAGGACAGTCCTTAGTTCACCTAGTGGGAAGACATGCTTGGCTGTGGAACTGATGGGAGTGG GAAGTGAAAGCAAATTGCCGGCTGGTCTTTTGACAATCAGTCTTGAGCTCTACCCTCCTCTCACAGACACACTGAGCGCTGACATCATCAGCACACAG CAATCACTAGAAAGGCAGAGGACAGCGGAAAAGGAGAGAATCTTCCTTGTTTATGCCAAACAGTGGTGGAGGGAGTTTCTTGAGATCCGAACATCAAATCAGTCCAAAATGGTCAAAATCTTTGCACAG GATGAAAATGGCATCAACAGACCGGTGTGCTCCTATGTGCATATCCTCCGGGCCGGCCGGTTGCTTGAGAGTCCTCGGCGGGCGGCCCGCTTTGTTAGCCTCCTGGCACATGAGAAGGCCCCAATGGTGGGAGGAGGAGAGAAGCATGAGCAGTGGTGCACATTATTGGCTTTCCTGTGTCAAGGAAAG GGGGACTGCGAGGACCACTCTACGCTGTTGTGCAGCCTCCTGCTGGGCTTTGGCCTTGACGCTTATGTGTGTGTAGGCACCAAAGCTAAGGGGATACCCCACACCTGGGTCCTGACGCGAGGTACTGATGGAAGTATCACTTTCTGGGAGAGCCTGACTGCACACAG ATACCTTCATCAAGCCATAGACCCCGATGCCCCACCTTTGGCCCCCCATCCTAAACCCTCGTACCCCTACCGCACTGTGGGTTGCGTCTTCAACCACCAGAGCTTTCTGGCCAACTGTCAGCCCTCTGACGCTGTGGAGCTTTGTGTCTTTGACCTCCAG AATCAATCTCGGTGGAAAGCAATGAGTGAAGAGGCTCTGAAGTCAGTGTGTGACTCTGGCTCGACCACCTCGCTGCCGCCTCTTCCTCCACTCAGCTCATCATCTCTCGATGCTGCTGCTGTCAGCAATCAGTTGGAGCTGGAGATGAGGTACTTGATCTCCGAGCACAGGAAG GATTTGAACCTGACATCGGTCTGGGATGACCACCTGTCGTACCTGCTGTCCTCGGCGTTGTCAGCCTATGAGATGGAGCGCTGCACTGGGGTCTCGTGTGGAAATGAGGAATTCCAGGATGCAATCAGGAGGGCTGTCCCAGATGGGCACACCTTTAAAGGCTTCCCCATCCACTTCCTGCACCGCAATGCCCGAAGAGCTTTTTCCACATGCCTCAA GTCGCGGTTCTGCGAGGAGATAGTGTGTTGTCGCGGTGACCACGTGAGGCTCGCCCTTCGTGTTCGGGTCTTTATTTATCCAGAGAATGTTTGTGCTGTTTGGTTCATGTTTGCTTGTAAGTATCGCTCTGTGCTGTGA
- the cep76 gene encoding centrosomal protein of 76 kDa isoform X3 — protein MAFRPEKVSELKQIIHNHLMKMDIHGKIREVLSETLRDDQGTAHQMLSEADFLHALQRRGIIDDVMKDLPLLQAAPIHMENGSPPKFIPHLTNEENIRPTKTNIDPSRRHLYLQVLGGKAFLEHLQEPEPLPGQVCSTFKLFLHFRNQRFHSKPVPCACDPDLQEGFLFQIHIDGTGEGGKMADATNMLSICDPVHLVLIKTDTAGETALVSSYFLDWRTVLSSPSGKTCLAVELMGVGSESKLPAGLLTISLELYPPLTDTLSADIISTQQSLERQRTAEKERIFLVYAKQWWREFLEIRTSNQSKMVKIFAQDENGINRPVCSYVHILRAGRLLESPRRAARFVSLLAHEKAPMVGGGEKHEQWCTLLAFLCQGKGDCEDHSTLLCSLLLGFGLDAYVCVGTKAKGIPHTWVLTRGTDGSITFWESLTAHRYLHQAIDPDAPPLAPHPKPSYPYRTVGCVFNHQSFLANCQPSDAVELCVFDLQNQSRWKAMSEEALKSVCDSGSTTSLPPLPPLSSSSLDAAAVSNQLELEMRI, from the exons ATGGCTTTTCGTCCGGAGAAGGTCTCCGAGCTGAAGCAAATTATTCACAACCATCTGATGAAG ATGGATATTCACGGGAAGATCCGAGAGGTGTTGTCTGAGACTTTGAGGGATGATCAAGGTACAGCTCATCAAATGTTATCTGAGGCAGACTTCCTCCATGCATTGCAGCGCAGAGGAATCATCGACGACGTGATGAAGGACCTACCCCTTCTGCAG GCAGCACCTATACATATGGAAAACGGATCGCCTCCAAAATTCATCCCTCACTTGACAAACGAAGAAAACATTCGGCCGacaaaaa CCAATATCGACCCATCAAGACGTCACCTGTATTTGCAAGTGCTTGGTGGTAAGGCCTTCTTGGAGCATCTGCAGGAGCCAGAACCTTTACCTGGTCAGGTGTGCTCCACGTTCAAGTTATTCCTTCACTTCCGAAATCAGAGGTTTCACTCAAAGCCAGTGCCCTGTGCCTGTGACCCTGACCTGCAGGAGGGCTTCCTCTTCCAAATCCATATAGATGGCACAG GAGAAGGAGGAAAGATGGCAGATGCGACCAATATGCTATCCATATGTGATCCGGTTCACTTAGTGCTGATCAAGACTGACACCGCCGGTGAGACAGCTCTGGTCTCATCCTACTTCCTGGACTGGAGGACAGTCCTTAGTTCACCTAGTGGGAAGACATGCTTGGCTGTGGAACTGATGGGAGTGG GAAGTGAAAGCAAATTGCCGGCTGGTCTTTTGACAATCAGTCTTGAGCTCTACCCTCCTCTCACAGACACACTGAGCGCTGACATCATCAGCACACAG CAATCACTAGAAAGGCAGAGGACAGCGGAAAAGGAGAGAATCTTCCTTGTTTATGCCAAACAGTGGTGGAGGGAGTTTCTTGAGATCCGAACATCAAATCAGTCCAAAATGGTCAAAATCTTTGCACAG GATGAAAATGGCATCAACAGACCGGTGTGCTCCTATGTGCATATCCTCCGGGCCGGCCGGTTGCTTGAGAGTCCTCGGCGGGCGGCCCGCTTTGTTAGCCTCCTGGCACATGAGAAGGCCCCAATGGTGGGAGGAGGAGAGAAGCATGAGCAGTGGTGCACATTATTGGCTTTCCTGTGTCAAGGAAAG GGGGACTGCGAGGACCACTCTACGCTGTTGTGCAGCCTCCTGCTGGGCTTTGGCCTTGACGCTTATGTGTGTGTAGGCACCAAAGCTAAGGGGATACCCCACACCTGGGTCCTGACGCGAGGTACTGATGGAAGTATCACTTTCTGGGAGAGCCTGACTGCACACAG ATACCTTCATCAAGCCATAGACCCCGATGCCCCACCTTTGGCCCCCCATCCTAAACCCTCGTACCCCTACCGCACTGTGGGTTGCGTCTTCAACCACCAGAGCTTTCTGGCCAACTGTCAGCCCTCTGACGCTGTGGAGCTTTGTGTCTTTGACCTCCAG AATCAATCTCGGTGGAAAGCAATGAGTGAAGAGGCTCTGAAGTCAGTGTGTGACTCTGGCTCGACCACCTCGCTGCCGCCTCTTCCTCCACTCAGCTCATCATCTCTCGATGCTGCTGCTGTCAGCAATCAGTTGGAGCTGGAGATGAG GATTTGA